The genomic region gagtggaaatgtgtccggggcttccgcccgaagcgccgaagacttgcgCTTTTTTGAGCCCCTCctccgttggcacttagccgttttttCGAGAATTGTtttaaacttcatttttgattattttaaaatataattgaccgttttctttacttttttttgctttccacaGGTGGGAGCTGGCAGGCCGCCTATGAActcccaaattcggcctggaacctccGGAAATTGTGGGCTAAGCTCCATAAACTGACAAAGTCATCCAGAAATGTCATTTTAATAgcccaaaaatatataatacaaatacatttaaatagtaaaaggtacaattgtgctcctaattacccggaatttgatttatatagccccatgatagtgaataaaaatcattttcatgggGAAAAGTGTTAAAATGCCTGATTAATATGTTTATACTGCTGGCAGCAGGTTCACTGCTGTAAGCAGGGTCCCACACTCACAGGCAGAGTtccagggtgatgcacatggctttcttacccaggaataagtgtgtGAAAACTGGGTAAAAGTTAtgtgaatacagggagagagcagcagcagcaggctgtgacccagAGAGCCCCTTCCAGCACCTCACTCTCCCACCCAGAggacaggctgcttcacagcaGAGTCACTTCTGTAAGCAGGGTCCCACACTCACAGGCACagatccagggtgatgcacatggctttcttacccaggaataagtgtgtgaaagctgagtGAACAGTgctgtgaatacagggagagagcagcagcaggctgtgacccagAGAGCTCCTTACAGCACCTCCGTCTCCCACCCAGAGGACAAGCTGCTTCACAGCACTATGTAACCCAGGAAAGAAGCTTGAaacctgtccatttcatccatatTTGACTCATGAAATGTACAAGAACATAAGTACAGCAGAGTCACTGCTGTACGCAGGGTCCCACACTCACAGGCAGagatccagggtgatgcacatggctttcttacccaggaataagtgtgtgaaagctgggtaaaagTTATGTGAATACAGggtgagagcagcagcagcagcaggctgtgacccagCGAGCTCCTTACAGCACCTCGCTCTCCCACCCAGAGGACAAGCTGCTTCACAGCACTATGTAACCCAGGAAAGAAGCTTGAaacctgtccatttcatccacatttgactcatgaaatgtacaagaacataagtacagcagagtcactgctgtaagcagggtcccacactcacaggcagagatccagggtgatgcacatggctttcgtacccaggaataagtgtgtgaaagctgggtgaatAGTGCTGTGAATACAGGTagagagcagcagcaggctgtgacccagAGAGCTCCTTACAGCACCTCGCTCTCCCACCCAGAggacaggctgcttcacagcactATGTAACCCAGGAAAGAAGCTTGAaacctgtccatttcatccacatttgactcaTGAAATGTACAAAAACATAAGTACAGCAGAGTCACTGCTGTAAGCAGGGTCCCACACTCACAGGCAGagatccagggtgatgcacatgggtcagaaaatgtctaacttatcttttggaagaaccagagaaaagggtgaaaatggagaaattgtatcccaaaatagtgtctcttaaggcgggtagagtcccctgacaactctccttacattcctccagagtcagaaaaagtctaagttaacttttggaagaaccagagaaaaggggtgaaaatggaaaaattgtatcccaaaatagtgtctcttaaggcAGGTAGAGTATGGGGTGACGTATATGCACACTTGAGCACCAGCAAGACCCCCACCTCCATAACCTTGTGCACCAGGTGAACCTGTGTACCcacacttaagcactcccccacagACTAAACCAAGAGGGAACACCGGTCAGAAGTTTGTGCCCCTGGTAACactgaataaaaaaaataaaaatgtttcaaGTTAACCAGGGGCATGCCATTAAAACTGCTATGCATTGAGGATTTTAGTCCGAGATGAGTGCTTGTCTGCGGGTATCTTGTGTCAGCTTCGTGGACCCCAATTTAAAAGGAAATGTCCATTATATTGacaaacatatttatatacagaaTGATGATTATTTTACCCTCAGACACATGCATAGAGCACCCCGAAGTGTTGAATGTGTGTAGGCACAGTTGGTCAAATTTGGACTTTGCATTTGAAGTTGACGTCACATTTCCATTGTGCGGACATGTGTACATTTGAAGGACAAGTCCCATGTTAACTCTGTCCATAAGGCAGACCTTTTCCTTTtccagcattttgaatcagctgaagcgacttgattgacttcttggtacaccctgataataaagagttacaataatacagcctagaagtaacacatgcatggactagtttctctgcatcgttttgaggcaagatatgcctgatttttgcaatgttacgtagatggaagtaggcggtccttgaaattgattttatgtggccgTTAAAGGAtagatcctgatcaaatataacaccaagattccttacagtctcactggaggccaaattaatgccatccatagttaatatatatttagataatttgtttcgtagattcttcgggccaagtacaataagttttggtcgtgtttaacatcaaaaagtttaaggttatccagtaaaagtcctgtattcaaaatgttatcCAAATCTGTAAGGTAATTAAAGGTATCACAAAATGTACTGGAGTTCTTTGTTTGTTCAGCTGGGGGTTATAAACTCTGCAGATTCTAGTTTGGATTTAACagatcaaagtgtgtgtgtgtgtgtgtgtgtgtgtgtgtgtgtgtgtgtgtgtgtgtgtgtgtgtgtgtgtgtgtgtgtgtgtgtgtgtgtgtgtgtgtgtgtgtgtgtgtgtgtgtgtgtgtgtgtgtgtgtgtgtgtgtgtgtgtgtgtgtgtgttgtgtgtgtgtgtgtgtgtgtgtgtgtgtgtgtgtgtgtgtgtgtgtgtgtgtgtgtgtgtgtgtgtgtgtgtgtgtgtgtgtgtttctctctccaggAACAGCCCTCTGAATCTGACTGGCATGGCGTTGGAGCGTTACATCGCCGTGTGTCTTCCTCTTCATCACGTGcagagagcccacctcctcaTCGCTCTCATCTGACTCGTGTCCTTCATCCCTGCCTTCActgacatcatcatcatcctcatcactCAGCCTCTGTCTGTCTTCTCAAAGACGGTCTTCTGTAACCCCTCCTTAGTCTACAACACACCGTACCGCGTGACCCTCAGTCTAGTGGTGGAGGTATTTGTTATCTCTTTGAATTTCTCTCTGATATTTGTGTTTGTCACGCCTTTCCCTCcggcagtggtgtaaagtaactaagtacattcagTCAAGTATTTAGGTACACTTTTGAGgtacttcacttgagtatttgttctactttgtacttctactcgactaCAGTCAGGaggtatatgttgtacttttactccattacatttattgaatagctttagttactttgtagactttttactttgacttcttacatgttgaacccaaacacctgtactttctacttcttacatgttgaacccaaacacctgtactttctacttcttacatgttgaacccaaacacctgtactttctacttcttacatgttgaacccaaatacctgtactttctacttcttacatgttgaacacaaatacctgtactttctacttcttacatgttgaacacaaatacctgtactttctacttcttacatgttgaacacaaatacctgtactttctacttctcacatgttgaacccaaatatctgtactttctacttcttacatgttgaactcaaatacctgtactttctacttctcacatgttgaactcaaatacctgtactttctacttcttacatgttgaactcaaatacctgtactttctacttctcacacgttgaactcaaatacctgtactttctacttctcacatgttgaactcaaatacctgtactttctacttcttacatgttgaactcaaatacctgtactttctacttcttacatgttgaactcaaatacctgtactttctacttctcacacgttgaactcaaatacctgtactttctacttctcacatttcccaaacagctggttcctttagtctgaatgtgtgtttggtgcgtggtcattattctttagagtcattgtgtgcctattgattggaacacgatccgtgtatccatcacttcctgctcttctctaaagaagagggaccaatggaaacgttgtcatgttgccgttgttcagcatggaaacattcattagctaacaatgatattattgttctattaatataaagggaggtcaggtactctttaaagcagctgctagttatgggtacttttttactgaagtacatttcaaagcttctttacttttacttgagtaaagaactttagtcagtacttgtacttttaccagagtatttacttctacttgagtaaaggatgtgtgtacttttgccatctctgttaATAAGtactcccctcttcctcctcaggTACTCCTGTTCTCCTTCGTCTTCCTCACGGTGGTCCTCACCTATCTGAACGTGCTCCTCGCAGCTCGGGGGGTTTCAGGTGTGAGTCGAGCCTCGATGAGAAACGCCCGAAACACCATCCTGCTCCATGGGGTCCAGCTGCTCCTCTGCCTGCTGTCCTTCATCGCGCCCTTCATCAACCTCTTCCTCGTCACCAATTGGCCCCACAAGACAACAGACATCTTCTTCAGTACCTTCGTCTTCACCAACATTCTTCCTCGTCTTCTCAGCCCTCTCATCTACGGCCTCAGAGATAAGAAGTTCCGCGGAAACATCCGGATGCATTTCTGCTTTAAAGGATTCACAGTGGAGGAGAGGATGAAAGTACAACCGAGGAGAACGTCCAAACCGGCGATACACTGAGAGAGACTGTACATTCAAAGATGCAAAGCTTTATTGTCTGAGGCACAGCTGGAGATGTGGCAATGAAAAAGTCccaagctcctccaacaatgcaacataatatataataagacataaaacaaatgtaaaagtacaaatagtgcaataagtcAATCAAGACCTGGGATTTTAAATCAAGTCAAAattaaagtcaactttattgtcaatctttcagtttgtgtgtacagacagagagatcgaaatacagtttcccacaatcccgaatacaaaataccaatatatataaaaatatgtataaaaataTGTACATACCTGTATACACACAATCAACGGGCTGCTATTAACCATTAATGTCATTATGGATTAATATTCCGATTATTTTTGTCTACTGAATGTGAGAAAGGGTTTGTATAATCCCTTGCATCAAGACActtattttttgtattacaagttgtcTGAAAttgtatgtttaaatatgcaaatgtagttttgatatgaaaataaacatatataaaaCGTATTTTCCATTTTCTGCTCGTTTACTTTCCAGTCAACACAGAGACATATTTTAATTCTGCATTTATTCAATAACAAAAGATGCAAGCTACTTTTCAGGTTCAAATAATGATACTAAAGATTCATCAACTTGTAAACAATGCTGCCTTTTGAATAGATTAAACTTGCCAGCAGTGAATTAACAAGTTAATATTAACTGCATCATCTGTATAATATATacttatatatattgtattatagaatagaatataatagGGTCATTTAAAGTTGTTATACATGTACAATGAGAGAAAGAAATGCATCTCCCTTTCAAAAGGtgccatcaaaacaaaaaacatcacaACATAAGACAACAAATACACGCAGCATACACACTTAGGAATAAGGAATACAATGCAGTAATTATTTCCAGGGgtataacaaattaaatctaaaatgtaataaataataatagtatgtatttataatagtgctgtcaaaattatcgcgttaacggcggtaattaattttttgaattaattgcgttaaaatatttaacgcatttaacgcatgtgcagaatggcccgccccatacgtgccaccagtggcagcgccagggtatggctggggtaggctacacccataccaagaaatggcttagccccaccatgaacaatgatgttaaagtaagcaaaataaagtctgccaactcgcgcggagtaaattgcacagacagcagttagtaagattgatttcagtagccacggttttgaaaacttttgtcacgtagtgatcgtcttctcaatagaacatctttgataacggcgtggtgttgttgcaggaagtcccgacgcagaatactcttgctgtagtacagggcagagccatataatagtaataatatggctctggtacaggggtgcacataactggttatgtaatctgaaatgcgtaccgtcacttgtgtcacaaagcgcatttgcgtaccgacgtacttgtgaagcttttccagaaggcggttagatcaccggacgacagagtcggtctccgtggaggccaaattaatgccatccatagttaatatatatttagataatttgtttcgtagattcttcgggccaagtacaataagttttggtcgtgtttaacatcaaaaagtttaaggttatccagtaaaagtcctgtattcaaaatgttatcCAAATCTGTAAGGTAATTAAAGGTATCACAAAATGTACTGGAGTTCTTTGTTTGTTCAGCTGGGGGTTATAAACTCTGCAGATTCTAGTTTGGATTTAACagatcaaagtgtgtgtgtgtgtgtgtgtgtgtgtgtgtgtgtgtgtgtgtgtgtgtgtgtgtgtgtgtgtgtgtgtgtgtgtgtgtgtgtgtgtgtgtgtgtgtgtgtgtgtgtgtgtgtgtgtgtgtgtgtgtgtgtgtgtgtgtgtggtgtgtgtgtgtgtgtgtgtgtgtgtgtgtgtgtgtgtgtgtgtgtgtgtgtgtgtgtgtgtgtgtgtgtgtgtgtgtgtgtgtgtgtgtgtgtgtgtgtgtgtgtgtgtgtgtgtgtgtgtgtgtgtgtgtgtgtgtgtgtgtgtgtgtgtgtgtttctctctccaggAACAGCCCTCTGAATCTGACTGGCATGGCGTTGGAGCGTTACATCGCCGTGTGTCTTCCTCTTCATCACGTGcagagagcccacctcctcaTCGCTCTCATCTGACTCGTGTCCTTCATCCCTGCCTTCActgacatcatcatcatcctcatcactCAGCCTCTGTCTGTCTTCTCAAAGACGGTCTTCTGTAACCCCTCCTTAGTCTACAACACACCGTACCGCGTGACCCTCAGTCTAGTGGTGGAGGTATTTGTTATCTCTTTGAATTTCTCTCTGATATTTGTGTTTGTCACGCCTTTCCCTCcggcagtggtgtaaagtaactaagtacattcagTCAAGTATTTAGGTACACTTTTGAGgtacttcacttgagtatttgttctactttgtacttctactcgactaCAGTCAGGaggtatatgttgtacttttactccattacatttattgaatagctttagttactttgtagactttttactttgacttcttacatgttgaacccaaacacctgtactttctacttcttacatgttgaacccaaacacctgtactttctacttcttacatgttgaacccaaacacctgtactttctacttcttacatgttgaacccaaatacctgtactttctacttcttacatgttgaacacaaatacctgtactttctacttcttacatgttgaacacaaatacctgtactttctacttcttacatgttgaacacaaatacctgtactttctacttctcacatgttgaacccaaatatctgtactttctacttcttacatgttgaactcaaatacctgtactttctacttctcacatgttgaactcaaatacctgtactttctacttcttacatgttgaactcaaatacctgtactttctacttctcacacgttgaactcaaatacctgtactttctacttctcacatgttgaactcaaatacctgtactttctacttcttacatgttgaactcaaatacctgtactttctacttcttacatgttgaactcaaatacctgtactttctacttctcacacgttgaactcaaatacctgtactttctacttctcacatttcccaaacagctggttcctttagtctgaatgtgtgtttggtgcgtggtcattattctttagagtcattgtgtgcctattgattggaacacgatccgtgtatccatcacttcctgctcttctctaaagaagagggaccaatggaaacgttgtcatgttgccgttgttcagcatggaaacattcattagctaacaatgatattattgttctattaatataaagggaggtcaggtactctttaaagcagctgctagttatgggtacttttttactgaagtacatttcaaagcttctttacttttacttgagtaaagaactttagtcagtacttgtacttttaccagagtatttacttctacttgagtaaaggatgtgtgtacttttgccatctctgttaATAAGtactcccctcttcctcctcaggTACTCCTGTTCTCCTTCGTCTTCCTCACGGTGGTCCTCACCTATCTGAACGTGCTCCTCGCAGCTCGGGGGGTTTCAGGTGTGAGTCGAGCCTCGATGAGAAACGCCCGAAACACCATCCTGCTCCATGGGGTCCAGCTGCTCCTCTGCCTGCTGTCCTTCATCGCGCCCTTCATCAACCTCTTCCTCGTCACCAATTGGCCCCACAAGACAACAGACATCTTCTTCAGTACCTTCGTCTTCACCAACATTCTTCCTCGTCTTCTCAGCCCTCTCATCTACGGCCTCAGAGATAAGAAGTTCCGCGGAAACATCCGGATGCATTTCTGCTTTAAAGGATTCACAGTGGAGGAGAGGATGAAAGTACAACCGAGGAGAACGTCCAAACCGGCGATACACTGAGAGAGACTGTACATTCAAAGATGCAAAGCTTTATTGTCTGAGGCACAGCTGGAGATGTGGCAATGAAAAAGTCccaagctcctccaacaatgcaacataatatataataagacataaaacaaatgtaaaagtacaaatagtgcaataagtcAATCAAGACCTGGGATTTTAAATCAAGTCAAAattaaagtcaactttattgtcaatctttcagtttgtgtgtacagacagagagatcgaaatacagtttcccacaatcccgaatacaaaataccaatatatataaaaatatgtataaaaataTGTACATACCTGTATACACACAATCAACGGGCTGCTATTAACCATTAATGTCATTATGGATTAATATTCCGATTATTTTTGTCTACTGAATGTGAGAAAGGGTTTGTATAATCCCTTGCATCAAGACActtattttttgtattacaagttgtcTGAAAttgtatgtttaaatatgcaaatgtagttttgatatgaaaataaacatatataaaaCGTATTTTCCATTTTCTGCTCGTTTACTTTCCAGTCAACACAGAGACATATTTTAATTCTGCATTTATTCAATAACAAAAGATGCAAGCTACTTTTCAGGTTCAAATAATGATACTAAAGATTCATCAACTTGTAAACAATGCTGCCTTTTGAATAGATTAAACTTGCCAGCAGTGAATTAACAAGTTAATATTAACTGCATCATCTGTATAATATATacttatatatattgtattatagaatagaatataatagGGTCATTTAAAGTTGTTATACATGTACAATGAGAGAAAGAAATGCATCTCCCTTTCAAAAGGtgccatcaaaacaaaaaacatcacaACATAAGACAACAAATACACGCAGCATACACACTTAGGAATAAGGAATACAATGCAGTAATTATTTCCAGGGgtataacaaattaaatctaaaatgtaataaataataatagtatgtatttataatagtgctgtcaaaattatcgcgttaacggcggtaattaattttttgaattaattgcgttaaaatatttaacgcatttaacgcatgtgcagaatggcccgccccatacgtgccaccagtggcagcgccagggtatggctggggtaggctacacccataccaagaaatggcttagccccaccatgaacaatgatgttaaagtaagcaaaataaagtctgccaactcgcgcggagtaaattgcacagacagcagttagtaagattgatttcagtagccacggttttgaaaacttttgtcacgtagtgatcgtcttctcaatagaacatctttgataacggcgtggtgttgttgcaggaagtcccgacgcagaatactcttgctgtagtacagggcagagccatataatagtaataatatggctctggtacaggggtgcacataactggttatgtaatctgaaatgcgtaccgtcacttgtgtcacaaagcgcatttgcgtaccgacgtacttgtgaagcttttccagaaggcggttagatcaccggacgacagagtcggtctccgtgtgcacagacaggctgctgttaacgtcggtctgtacaacggaactgtgccaaaactacgccaaccggctgcggagggagactccccccttcactggagaactgcgctaaaacagctgatcacaacgttcacactctgtggtcacgaagtactccactagccgcgccccccccccctgtcgactttcctgaagtactccccgttgatagaagtcaacacgtaatgaattaaggctgcggccccacgaggacgaaaacggctaaacgcataggattaacgcaaacgcaatcgcaaacggcttccgtccacatgcaataattatccggatagtgtctgcccacacgagaccgctccgtttagctccaaccgctggagaagctgcagtacatatgcaggagcctgtacgtggcgctgtaacttcctccacaaaagcagcgaagaagcatggttgtcatggttgcccttctgtttattctccgcggtgggggccgagggaaccgggcagagtttttcgccagtcagcgtgtattaaagttgaaatcttccggacaaaattataaaagtgccggtcaaaggtcttctttgttatttattgagctttaaaacaaatgaataacgactctatataatataatgataaaatacacggagcctctctttttcctccctctcttcggacagcgtcagtgtctgtctcatgcagcagctgatccagtaatcagtgacccggccgactgtacaaataaacatatttataactagtttagggagtttgagaggtaattaaaatagctaagggtgatgatctgacttgaagtgtgtgttttgctgcagagggaggagctgcaggtgagcagagctgcgtgtctccgtcctgtcagattagacttcactcgcgagagaaagataaataatctgaattcagggtgcagtttactttgacgtgggggtgagcagcagaggtggggagaggcggggctattgcctcatcattattgctgtagatgttgcacaaacaactgtagcatggtcaattgcgtccggagcacgatagcaactctgcgatccgccattgttgttgttgttggtggcgaaacacttcagcactggcgcggggtaagcggaggtgagcagaagaggtggggagaggcggggctattgcgcaatcactatcagtgatctgaaaatgtccgtatagggcgcacacacggagctgtttgaccccccagagagtggcgtatgcatttctatccaccttgggacccgttgtcgtttcctcagtcgtttagtgccatattcggtcgtcctcgtgtggccgaacggtctatatgacactaaacagtaacgcaaacgaccgaattcgtcctcgtggggccgcagcctaagaccccacggtttgacgattgataggtgtgtgggttgtctttcattttgacacgcagaaaaatgttataataaacatagataccgtatgttaaatggatatatccgccttctttcgtttttctttccattcccaacaatatacataaataaatggcatattttggacatagttcgaatggtgattaatcatgattaattaatttttaagctgtgattaatctgattaaaatgtttaatcgtttgacagccctaatttataataataataataattacatataTATAGAGTCAAATGTATTTCACATGCAGGATGATTAAGAGGTATGACTTTCAGGTGTTAAGAGCAATgatggctcttgggaaaaaactgTCTTTGAGTCTGTTTGTTTTGGATGTGATACACCTGTAGCGCctgccggagggcagcaggtTGAACAGGTGAAAACCGGGGTGTGAACTGTCCTTAACAATGTGTTTGACTCCactgaggcagcgggaggtgaaAATGTCCatcagggaggggagggggcagCCGATGATCCTCTGTGCTGCTTTTACGACTCTCTGGAGCCTCATCCTGTCGGCCTCAGTGCAGCTGGCGTACCACACTGTGATGCAATATGTCAATAGGCTCTAGATGGTAGAGCGGTAGAAGGTTAGTGGCCAAgttagggcggtggtggcgaagtccatagggacttggcttggcaactggaaggtcaccagttcaagtcccggaaagaccaagtgctaccgaggtgtccgtgagcaaggcaccgttccctacactgctccccgggcgatgtacataatggcagcctactgctcctaacactaggatgggtcaaatgcagagaaaccgttttgttacatagtacctgtactacgtaatgacaataactTCAATCTTCTTCAAGTTGTTCTTCCTGAGCACCCTCAGGAAGTGCAGACGCTGCTGGGCCTTCTTGATGACAGCTGTGGTGTTTATTCCATATGTAATATCTGTATTTCTTCTCATTCTGTTGATGCCATCACACGTGAACTTCCCTACTTACGATAAATAGAGGTCCATCTAATCTTATATCTCTTGCTTATTTTTACTTGAATAGCCTATATTTTGTAACTAAAACGTTTGTACATAAGCAATATTTTTGAATGTTTACTTTtttgtttactttttttttacagaatATTAAACATTGTGGTATTACTACTTTAACTCAAATGAAATATCAGAATACTTTGTCCAACCCCCCTGTGACTCAAAATGAAAGAGAGGATGTAATACTATGTTTTGGCCACTAGATGGATCCACCTTCACACACATCCGAAAGTAAACCCTTTCATGCATGAATTATGAAAGCCTCAGTCAGGATTGTTTTACTAAATGTTATTATTGCTCTTGGGGCATGAAACACAAGatttgaactttttttttttttaaatctagttTTTTCAAAGAGATTTGTATATGTCCACTCACGTGCGTTCAGGGTTTGAACTGAAGAgatgtacattttgaaaaaatgataaataaagatGTGCAAACTTAAAATTACATTATAATAACATAAGTATATTGATTTACGGCCCAAAAAGATATTGCAGATGAAGTATGTTCAAGAATAACCAGGGCCAGGGGCCAATTTGAGGCCCCACACACAGTTATTTGATGAGTGCTattggagcctcgcagcggcgaaaccgtGCCGCGCCACCCTAATTGCGCCACATAAGCGCATAGGTGCGCCTCAGATGAggcccccctccgcaaggtgtggCCC from Pseudochaenichthys georgianus chromosome 5, fPseGeo1.2, whole genome shotgun sequence harbors:
- the LOC139433833 gene encoding odorant receptor 131-2-like produces the protein SRNSPLNLTGMALERYIAVCLPLHHTVFCNPSLVYNTPYRVTLSLVVEVLLFSFVFLTVVLTYLNVLLAARGVSGVSRASMRNARNTILLHGVQLLLCLLSFIAPFINLFLVTNWPHKTTDIFFSTFVFTNILPRLLSPLIYGLRDKKFRGNIRMHFCFKGFTVEERMKVQPRRTSKPAIH